One Trichormus variabilis 0441 genomic window, AAAATACCCTACGGGAAGCTAAAGCTACAAAATACCCTGCGGGAAGGCTGCGCCAACAAAATTCAAAATTAAATACAGCCGGGTACTTAGCTTTTTCCTATAGAGCTAAACACCTGATTTCCCAAGGTTCTAGAATTATAGCTATTGACAGTTGATAGTTGACTGTCAACTATCAACTATCAACCATCAACTGTCAATCAAGGATTAGCTACAGTCCCAACTGTTAATACTTGTGGTGGTGAAGCATCGGGGGGATAGAGAAAGTCTACCTCGACCAAACGGCGATCGCCTTTTTTCATGTTTAATGTAGCTAATGCTTCCCCTGGTTGACCCCGTTTCTGAACTAAATGTACAAGCCGAGTTTGCTGCTGTCCTTGATCATTTCGGTAACGTATCCGCACACTCCCCCGGAAGAATGTTTGACGTGCGGGTGTAGTAAAAAAGCGCAGACCTTGTTTAGTTAAACGGTCTTCTTTAATGGGAGTCTGCACAGATACCTTCACGGTTTGCGCTTTGGCAGTATTGTTATACAAGGGCAACTTTAAACTATATTGAATGGCGTAATTACCATGAGCGCGATAGGCCGTATCTGGATAACGTACTAACATCGGCGCACTCTGAATTTGACCAGTCCCTAAAGTACCACCATGTAGAGTACTCAGAGCATAAGAAAAAGCTTGTCCTGGTTGGGGAATAGTTAAATTCCTGGCTTTGGGAGTATCTACTACAAACGATCGCCAATAAGAACCACGCGCCACCCCAGCGACACGACCATAAATTTTTGGTTTACCAGTTTCCTCTAATGGTGTGGGAGTTTTATCCCGTGGCCCGGACACATCACTATTCTCTAGTAAAGTTTGCCACTCTTCCAAGGTAGGCGATCGCTCACTACCATCAGCATTGGTACGAGCAAACATAGCCAAACTAGCTGCATAGACTGTACCATTAGTCCGCAACCGCGCCAAAGTTGAGCGACCATTTAAAGGTGGTGTCAATTCTCGCACAGGTATAGGTTGATTCAAGAGCATTCGACTTTGCCCTGGTGGTATGACAATTTGAGCCGGGAAAATATCTTGTCGCAGTCCTCTTAAAACATCAGCCATAGCGCGACTACCAGGGCCAGAGAACACATTACCCAAATTATTCTCTACCAAAGATGGCAACTCAATAAACGGTGCATCCGGTTGACTTAAATAACTCGCCCCTTGCAAAATATCCACCTTCACCGGTTGGGATGTGGGATTATGCAGGAGTATCCCTAAATATAATGAGCGTAAATCTTCTGGTGGTTCCGCCCTAGCAATGTGGTGGGCAAAAACATCAAATCGCCCACGAAACGGATAATTCAAATGGGCTGATGGGACTTTTTTGCCTGCTGGGGGAAAAGTGGAAAGTAAGATTCCTTCTCTTAAAACTAATTCTGGACTATTGCTATTAAATGTAGGGATTGAATCCAACTGTCCTGGTAACGCACGGACTTCTTGAGGTTGTACTACTTCTTCCGGTGGTGGTGCAGTAGGAGCAGATTGAGCAACGAAAAAGCTGAGTAAAAAAGGCAACATAGGAGAAATTCAAAATTCAAAATTCAAAATTAGATTAGGGATTGGGGAAGGTGGGGTCCCCTCTGGGGACAAGGGGTAATGGGGATTGGGGAAAATAATTTGTTATTTCCTCATCTTTTTTATCCTCAAAGGTCTAGGTTTTTAATAAAGTGATGAGTGACGATTCTAATTCATCAACCCCTGCCCCCTGCTCCCTACACCCTAAACCAGTATCTTGAAGGCAAGGTGTCAAAACCTAAACTTGTTCATTATGCCCGCCTCGACGGTAATGAGTTCATGAAAGTGCCAGATTGTTAATAATTAATACGAAATCCGTGAGAATTTCTATCAAGTTATCTTGATTCAAGATGGGAACATGAACAAAAACACAATGAGCTGATAGTTTATTTTGTTCTAAGTAGTCCAGTATGGAATAATAAAGACCCTCGCAGACAAATTTACCGCAGTCGTCACTAATATCAGTTGCTGTTGCTCCTATTAGTAATTTTTTTAGATCAACTGTGGTCTGTAAAAAGATTTCTCCACAGCTAGCACCTACTTCTACACTTAATTTTTTCCGGCTTGCGGCCATGCCACAACAGATAATGTAATCTGGTTGGGATTCCTCTATTTTTGCCATTACTAGGGAACTGGCCAGCCCAATATCAACAGGTAACAAGCGCAAAAATTGTAAATCTAATGGAAGTGAGTTAAGTTGAGTGACTTCAAATAATAAATCATCAGAGGAATTTGACTTTTGATCTTCTAGCCAAGTGTCAAAAGAAGTTAATAGAATTCTTTTCTTCATGGAAAATATTATTTAGAATAGAAAAACCCTCCATAAACAATTTACAAGGAGAAGGTCAATGCCAGTTGTTGCTGTTATAGATTATGAGATGGGAAATTTGCATTCGGTTTGCAAAGGATTAGAAAAAGCGGGGGCGACTCCTATAATTACTCATTCTCATCAGGAATTAACTAAGGCCGATGCAGTCATATTGCCGGGAGTGGGAGCATTTGACCCAGCAGTGCAGAGTTTGCGATCGCGTGATTTAGAACAACCAATTAAAGATACAATCGCTTCAGGCAAACCCTTCTTAGGTATCTGTTTAGGGCTGCAAATTCTGTTTGAATCGAGTGCGGAAGGTACTCAACCAGGACTAGGAATTATCAAAGGAAAAGTGCGGCGGTTTATTTCTGAACCAGGAATTACCATTCCCCACATGGGTTGGAATCAGTTGGAATTAACCCAACCAAAAAGCATTTTGTGGGAGCATTTGCCACCCCAACCTTGGGTATATTTTGTACATTCCTACTATGTTGACCCAGTTGAGCCTCAAGTTCGTGCTGCAACTGTTACTCACGGTACGCAAACCGTTACGGCAGCTATTGCCCATGAAAACCTGATGGCAGTACAATTTCATCCCGAAAAATCGTCAAATATTGGGCTGCAAATCCTGTCTAATTTTGTCTCCCAAGTACGGGAAAAAATTGCTGCATAATATTAGTTTGTCAGTCGTCAGTTGTCACTTGTCAGTAGACTAATGATTAATAACTAATGATTAATGACTAATGACCATTGACCAATGAGTCTAAAAATTTACGGGAATCGCCAAATTAAAACTTTACCAGGGCAAGAAACCAGACCCACCACTGGGAGGGTGAGGGAAGCTGTTTTTAATATTTGGCAGGGAGAAATAGAAGGGTGTCGCTGGCTAGATTTGTGCGCCGGTAACGGTTCAATGGGTGCAGAGGCTTTGTGTCGAGGTGCTAGCTTGGTGGTCGGAATTGAAAAATCAAGCCGAGCCTGTGCAATTATCCAAGAAAACTGGCAGCGCATAGCCAATAACGAACAAAAATGGCGAGTATTGCGCGGAGATGTCCTTCAGCAATTAAAAAACTTATCAGGGCAGCAATTCGACAGAATTTATTTTGACCCACCCTATGCTAGTGGATTATATCAGCCAGTGCTAGAGGCGATCGCTCTTTATCAATTATTAGATCCAAGTGGGGAAATAGCGATCGAACATAATCCCCAAGGATGGGTAGATATATTAATTCCTAACTGGGAAATTTGCCGCCAGAAAGTCTACGGTAACACGGCGCTTACTTTTTATCGCAGCGAGGAATTAGGGGGGTAGGGATTGGGGACAAGAAAGTAAAAAGTAAAAAGGTAGAAGATTTTTTTGACTTTTGCCTTTTGACTTTTGCCTTGGATTGGGGATTGGGGAGATGAGGAAGAATTTTTATCTACTTTATTCCTCATACTCCCCACCCAGTAGCTAAGGCGCTTTAGCACTCAGCACTCCAATACTCAACCACCCAACTCATTGGGGCGCTTGTATTGCTTATAGGCGGCGTAGAACAGCCCAGAGAGGGTGACAACAATCAAACCAAGAACGATGCCTGAAAGTAGGGGTTCAACCACTTTAAAATCTCCTGTTACGATTATTCATTATTTATTTCCCGTCTTTGATTTTACCAAATTGCGGATGAATCCCGCTTCCTACAGTATTTTTAGGCGACCCCTGGAGAGAAAAAAACTGTAGTTCATGCTTGCAGACATCATCAAGAACTTTTAAGCTATGTGTAGGAAATGAAAAATTTGAGTAAACCTAGACTTTTACAGCACACCTTTTGGATAACCAGATTACTAAACCTGAAATTCTGATTCAGCGTATCGCTTTAGTGGCGCTAGTGATACTGCTAGCAATCCCTTTGGGCTTTTTTGGTGTTCAGTTGGTGAAAGCCTCTGACCCTTATGTTAAGAGTGTTCTTGCCATGAAAGGAGACCCAATACAGGGACACGCTATTTTTCAAATAAATTGTGCTGGTTGTCATGGTTTAGAAGCCGATGGCCGAGTAGGCCCCAGCTTACAAGCAGTTTCTAAGCGTAAGTCCAAGTATGGACTAATTCACCAAGTTATTAGCGGTGATACACCACCAATGCCAAAATTTCAGCCCAACACTCAAGAAATGGCAGACCTTTTAAGCTTTTTGGAGACTTTATAGCTCAATCAAGTTTAGATGCGCGCAGACCTAAAACCCCAATTTCTTCGAGAAATCGGGGTTTTCTGTATCATTAACGTGAATTCGACGAAACCTAACCCCAACCCCTTCCCTACAAGGATACTGTTGGCGAATTGATAGAGGGCAAAACCAATCATCAC contains:
- the hisH gene encoding imidazole glycerol phosphate synthase subunit HisH gives rise to the protein MPVVAVIDYEMGNLHSVCKGLEKAGATPIITHSHQELTKADAVILPGVGAFDPAVQSLRSRDLEQPIKDTIASGKPFLGICLGLQILFESSAEGTQPGLGIIKGKVRRFISEPGITIPHMGWNQLELTQPKSILWEHLPPQPWVYFVHSYYVDPVEPQVRAATVTHGTQTVTAAIAHENLMAVQFHPEKSSNIGLQILSNFVSQVREKIAA
- the petG gene encoding cytochrome b6-f complex subunit V, with the protein product MVEPLLSGIVLGLIVVTLSGLFYAAYKQYKRPNELGG
- a CDS encoding c-type cytochrome, with the protein product MDNQITKPEILIQRIALVALVILLAIPLGFFGVQLVKASDPYVKSVLAMKGDPIQGHAIFQINCAGCHGLEADGRVGPSLQAVSKRKSKYGLIHQVISGDTPPMPKFQPNTQEMADLLSFLETL
- a CDS encoding DUF3370 domain-containing protein, giving the protein MLPFLLSFFVAQSAPTAPPPEEVVQPQEVRALPGQLDSIPTFNSNSPELVLREGILLSTFPPAGKKVPSAHLNYPFRGRFDVFAHHIARAEPPEDLRSLYLGILLHNPTSQPVKVDILQGASYLSQPDAPFIELPSLVENNLGNVFSGPGSRAMADVLRGLRQDIFPAQIVIPPGQSRMLLNQPIPVRELTPPLNGRSTLARLRTNGTVYAASLAMFARTNADGSERSPTLEEWQTLLENSDVSGPRDKTPTPLEETGKPKIYGRVAGVARGSYWRSFVVDTPKARNLTIPQPGQAFSYALSTLHGGTLGTGQIQSAPMLVRYPDTAYRAHGNYAIQYSLKLPLYNNTAKAQTVKVSVQTPIKEDRLTKQGLRFFTTPARQTFFRGSVRIRYRNDQGQQQTRLVHLVQKRGQPGEALATLNMKKGDRRLVEVDFLYPPDASPPQVLTVGTVANP
- the rsmD gene encoding 16S rRNA (guanine(966)-N(2))-methyltransferase RsmD encodes the protein MSLKIYGNRQIKTLPGQETRPTTGRVREAVFNIWQGEIEGCRWLDLCAGNGSMGAEALCRGASLVVGIEKSSRACAIIQENWQRIANNEQKWRVLRGDVLQQLKNLSGQQFDRIYFDPPYASGLYQPVLEAIALYQLLDPSGEIAIEHNPQGWVDILIPNWEICRQKVYGNTALTFYRSEELGG